A stretch of the Polyangiaceae bacterium genome encodes the following:
- a CDS encoding SH3 domain-containing protein, translating to MFKQRLSLAVLVLSAAACGVPACAPATPPAESQELSEDPVAAGEGLSGAVPVGTQLKTTGNVNLRSGPSTSNSVLHVVAKGSQVTVAASTPKNGFYQVKHGGTLGWCAGSYLEPTGSASGALPVGTVLSATGDVNLRSGPSTSNGVIDVVSAGAKVTLVASAAQNGFYNVDYSGKVGWSSSKYFSVSSTGTGGSGGSGGSGGATGSGGASGGSGGSGGSGGATGSNPTIAAAMSRAESAVGFSYWWGHGRFANGGPKGNAGSCSGSCPNCSHSGSYGGDCSGFVAKVWQVPASNTDITVDSHPYSTADFDVDGSQWSTVSKGNVKQADAFVYRSNGAGHIFVYSSGDGWGSMYAYECKGCSAGCVKGYRTATSAYHAIRRKGY from the coding sequence ATGTTCAAGCAGAGACTCTCCCTCGCGGTCCTCGTCCTGTCTGCCGCAGCGTGCGGCGTCCCCGCTTGCGCGCCGGCCACGCCGCCCGCGGAGTCACAGGAGCTCAGCGAAGATCCCGTCGCAGCAGGCGAGGGGCTGTCCGGCGCCGTCCCGGTAGGCACGCAGCTCAAGACGACCGGCAACGTCAACCTGCGCTCGGGACCGTCGACTTCGAACAGCGTGCTGCACGTCGTCGCCAAAGGCTCGCAGGTGACGGTCGCGGCCTCCACGCCGAAGAACGGCTTCTACCAGGTCAAGCACGGCGGCACGCTGGGCTGGTGCGCGGGCTCGTACCTGGAGCCGACCGGCAGCGCTTCGGGCGCGCTCCCCGTCGGCACGGTCCTCAGCGCGACCGGTGACGTCAACCTGCGCAGCGGGCCCTCGACGTCGAACGGGGTGATCGACGTCGTCAGCGCCGGCGCCAAGGTCACGCTGGTGGCCTCCGCGGCGCAGAACGGTTTCTACAACGTGGACTACTCCGGCAAGGTCGGCTGGAGCTCGAGCAAGTACTTCTCGGTCAGCTCGACGGGCACCGGCGGCAGCGGCGGATCGGGTGGCAGCGGCGGCGCGACCGGCAGCGGCGGCGCGAGCGGTGGCAGCGGCGGCAGCGGCGGCAGCGGCGGCGCGACGGGGAGCAATCCCACCATCGCGGCGGCGATGTCGCGCGCCGAGTCCGCCGTCGGCTTCTCGTACTGGTGGGGCCACGGGCGCTTCGCGAACGGCGGACCGAAGGGCAACGCCGGCTCTTGCTCGGGCTCCTGCCCGAACTGCTCGCACAGCGGGAGCTACGGCGGCGACTGCTCGGGCTTCGTCGCCAAAGTCTGGCAGGTGCCGGCCAGCAACACCGACATCACGGTCGACAGCCACCCGTACAGCACTGCCGACTTCGACGTCGACGGCAGCCAGTGGTCCACCGTCTCGAAGGGCAACGTCAAGCAGGCCGACGCCTTCGTGTATCGGAGCAACGGCGCCGGTCACATCTTCGTCTACTCGAGCGGCGACGGCTGGGGCTCGATGTACGCCTACGAGTGCAAGGGCTGCTCGGCGGGATGCGTGAAGGGTTACCGCACGGCGACGAGCGCGTATCATGCGATCCGCCGCAAGGGGTACTGA
- a CDS encoding MBL fold metallo-hydrolase → MTLTRKRKLLLATALPLALAAGLASVGVRPTSHPVEAATLGTTSSTSRLEQVLGTPGPVVVETVKAADWEITRAGLLNLDHEKARTAGLEDGPEPIQIFFHALRHPERGLYLVDTGIERALRDAPERAALRGIAAKVMNVDKMRFATDTASWLARQPEPLAGVLLTHLHLDHLSGLPDVPRGTPLYAGPGETRERAFLNVFVQPVIDRTLAGHAPLRELRFQADPSGVFAGVLDLFGDQSLFALLVPGHTAGSTAYLARTPDGPVLLVGDACHTAWGWEHGVEPGTFSRDRAESALSLERLRVFAEKHPEVEVRLGHQVLPAEPRAVGAASR, encoded by the coding sequence ATGACCCTGACTCGAAAGCGAAAGCTGCTGCTCGCCACCGCTCTGCCCCTCGCGCTCGCCGCCGGGCTCGCCAGCGTCGGCGTCCGCCCCACCAGCCATCCGGTCGAGGCCGCGACCCTGGGCACGACCTCGTCCACCTCTCGGCTCGAGCAGGTCCTGGGCACGCCGGGACCGGTCGTGGTGGAGACGGTCAAAGCGGCCGACTGGGAGATCACCCGCGCCGGCCTCCTCAACCTGGACCACGAGAAAGCTCGGACCGCGGGCCTCGAAGACGGCCCGGAGCCGATCCAGATCTTCTTCCACGCGCTGCGCCACCCCGAGCGGGGCCTCTACCTGGTGGACACCGGGATCGAGCGCGCGCTCCGTGACGCCCCCGAGCGCGCCGCGTTGCGCGGCATCGCGGCCAAGGTGATGAACGTCGACAAGATGCGCTTCGCGACCGACACCGCGAGCTGGCTCGCTCGGCAGCCGGAGCCGCTCGCCGGGGTGCTGCTCACGCACCTGCACCTCGATCACCTCTCGGGGCTTCCGGACGTGCCCCGCGGGACGCCGCTCTACGCCGGACCGGGGGAGACGCGGGAGCGCGCGTTCCTCAACGTGTTCGTGCAGCCCGTCATCGATCGGACCCTGGCCGGGCATGCCCCGCTCCGCGAGCTTCGGTTCCAAGCCGATCCGAGCGGGGTCTTCGCGGGTGTGCTCGACCTGTTCGGCGACCAGAGCCTGTTCGCGCTGCTGGTTCCGGGCCACACCGCGGGCAGCACGGCGTACCTGGCCCGCACGCCGGACGGCCCGGTGCTCTTGGTCGGCGACGCCTGCCACACGGCCTGGGGGTGGGAGCACGGCGTCGAGCCCGGGACGTTCTCCCGGGACCGCGCAGAGAGCGCGCTGAGCCTCGAACGCCTGCGGGTCTTCGCCGAGAAGCACCCGGAGGTCGAGGTGCGGCTGGGCCACCAGGTGCTGCCCGCCGAGCCGCGCGCCGTTGGTGCGGCCTCACGCTAG
- a CDS encoding LysR family transcriptional regulator: MHIDWDEVRLFLAVAESGSLSAAARSLRTTQPTVSRRLADLEARLGEPLFARGAEGATLTSFAEHLLQPAKHMAEWAAVVERTAESVDAEPRGVVRVTAPPGVAADVLAPAAAALRSELPGIRLEVISTVSYLDLSRREADLALRTQVATQRDLVTVASIHFDAVPFASREYAAKLPRRAKLADVDWIGWAPPLDHLSPNPELARLIPGFRPVFASDDFLVQLSAAEAGLGAIFLGRVRHRFSRETSLVELHVDLPPVPSSMQLVAAKSALAIPRVGAVADWLSRELARADTSRRPRKRG, translated from the coding sequence ATGCATATCGACTGGGACGAAGTCCGGCTCTTCCTGGCGGTCGCCGAGTCGGGGAGCCTGAGCGCTGCCGCGCGCAGCTTGCGCACCACCCAACCCACGGTCAGCCGCCGCCTGGCCGATCTCGAGGCGCGCCTCGGGGAGCCGCTCTTCGCTCGCGGGGCGGAGGGCGCCACGCTCACCAGCTTCGCCGAGCACCTGCTCCAGCCCGCCAAGCACATGGCCGAGTGGGCGGCCGTGGTCGAGCGAACGGCGGAGAGCGTGGACGCCGAGCCGCGCGGAGTGGTCCGGGTCACCGCGCCACCGGGTGTGGCCGCCGACGTGCTCGCGCCCGCCGCCGCCGCGCTTCGCAGCGAGCTGCCCGGGATCCGCTTGGAGGTGATCTCGACCGTCAGTTACCTGGATCTGTCGAGGCGCGAGGCCGACCTCGCGCTGCGCACCCAGGTGGCGACGCAGCGCGATCTCGTCACCGTCGCCTCCATTCACTTCGACGCCGTGCCGTTCGCGTCCCGGGAGTACGCCGCGAAGCTCCCGCGCCGCGCCAAGCTGGCGGACGTCGACTGGATCGGCTGGGCGCCGCCCCTGGACCACCTCTCGCCCAACCCGGAGCTCGCCCGACTGATCCCTGGCTTCCGGCCGGTCTTCGCCTCGGACGACTTCTTGGTGCAGCTCAGCGCCGCCGAGGCGGGGCTCGGCGCCATCTTCCTGGGTCGCGTCCGGCATCGCTTCAGCCGCGAGACCAGCCTGGTCGAGCTGCACGTGGATCTGCCGCCGGTGCCCAGCAGCATGCAACTGGTCGCAGCCAAGAGCGCCCTCGCCATCCCGCGCGTGGGGGCGGTCGCCGACTGGCTCTCGCGGGAGCTCGCGCGCGCGGACACCTCCCGGAGGCCGCGGAAGCGCGGCTAG
- a CDS encoding SUMF1/EgtB/PvdO family nonheme iron enzyme: MAQEIRAGSVLAGKLRLLRPLGQGGMGVVWAARHEALERDVAVKLIRPERVAADPALVARFELEAKATARIEHPNVVRVMDFGTLDGALPYIVMELLEGFSLAELLESGGRLSFATTVLLVQQVGGALASAHERGVVHRDIKPHNVFIVQKSPDEPLFVKVLDFGIAKLLGDSQVPGASHALTETGAIVGSPPYMSPEQIEGSRRVDLRADLWSLAVIVYEALTGRRPFQGSSFVAVGSAVLEGKYTPASELRKDLPKSVDDWLAKALAVEPDERFQSAREMVAAYEALSHPERDEAPSDAPRPSPPAAFATTVEAPLLQVGPAERTESHAPLAIKRRASPRRVALAASLVAVAALGGGVAASRLGARSASCPAGMKRIDGAAFRLGSPAEGETPSDETPPQSVQLEPFCLDETEVTVGDYLGCKSCERPLGTVQGEGLTPNGVAFWSKHCNRADRPEHPMNCIDWERASAYCEARGARLPTEAEWELAARGNAGSTYPWGEAAPSGERVNACGAECSRMLSEELAKTGRGPWPRLYEDDDSAPATAPVGSRRAGATPSGVLDLAGNVWEWTSSHYCRYDSPDCGDSRRVIRGGGWDTVESRDVRAARRLPSAPSARSWSVGFRCAKSL, translated from the coding sequence GTGGCCCAGGAGATCCGCGCCGGCAGCGTGCTCGCGGGGAAGCTGCGCCTGCTCCGCCCCCTGGGTCAGGGCGGGATGGGGGTGGTGTGGGCCGCGCGGCACGAGGCGCTCGAGCGCGACGTCGCGGTGAAGCTGATCCGCCCCGAGCGCGTCGCCGCCGATCCGGCGCTCGTCGCGCGCTTCGAGCTGGAGGCGAAGGCCACCGCGCGCATCGAGCACCCGAACGTGGTTCGGGTGATGGACTTCGGCACGCTGGATGGCGCGCTGCCGTACATCGTGATGGAGCTCCTGGAGGGGTTCTCGCTGGCCGAGCTCCTCGAGAGCGGTGGTCGCCTCAGCTTCGCCACCACGGTGTTGCTCGTGCAGCAGGTGGGCGGCGCCCTCGCCAGCGCGCACGAGCGCGGCGTCGTGCACCGCGACATCAAGCCGCACAACGTCTTCATCGTGCAGAAGAGCCCGGACGAGCCGCTCTTCGTGAAGGTCCTGGACTTCGGCATCGCCAAGCTCCTCGGGGACTCGCAGGTGCCGGGGGCCAGCCACGCGCTCACGGAGACCGGGGCCATCGTGGGCTCGCCTCCGTACATGAGCCCCGAGCAGATCGAGGGCAGCCGTCGGGTCGACCTGCGTGCGGACCTCTGGTCCCTGGCCGTCATCGTCTACGAGGCCCTGACCGGCAGGCGACCGTTTCAGGGCAGCTCGTTCGTCGCGGTGGGCTCCGCCGTGCTCGAAGGCAAGTACACGCCCGCGAGCGAGCTGCGCAAGGACTTGCCCAAGTCCGTCGACGACTGGCTCGCGAAGGCGCTCGCCGTCGAGCCCGACGAGCGCTTCCAGTCTGCCCGGGAAATGGTCGCCGCCTACGAGGCGCTGAGCCATCCCGAACGAGACGAGGCGCCGAGCGACGCGCCTCGGCCCTCACCGCCGGCGGCCTTCGCTACCACGGTCGAGGCGCCATTGCTCCAGGTCGGCCCCGCGGAGCGGACCGAGAGCCACGCTCCGCTCGCCATCAAGCGGCGAGCGAGCCCCCGGCGCGTCGCGCTTGCGGCGTCACTGGTCGCAGTGGCCGCGCTCGGTGGCGGCGTCGCCGCTTCCCGGCTCGGTGCCCGCTCGGCGAGTTGTCCGGCGGGCATGAAGCGCATCGACGGCGCGGCGTTCCGGCTGGGCTCGCCGGCGGAGGGCGAGACCCCGAGCGACGAGACCCCTCCGCAGTCGGTGCAGCTCGAGCCGTTCTGCCTGGACGAGACCGAGGTGACGGTGGGCGACTATCTGGGCTGCAAGTCCTGCGAACGCCCGCTCGGCACGGTGCAAGGCGAGGGGCTCACGCCCAACGGCGTGGCCTTCTGGAGCAAGCACTGCAATCGAGCCGACCGCCCCGAGCACCCCATGAACTGCATCGATTGGGAGCGTGCCAGCGCCTACTGCGAGGCGCGCGGAGCGCGGCTCCCGACCGAGGCCGAGTGGGAGCTCGCCGCCCGCGGCAACGCTGGCAGCACCTATCCCTGGGGCGAGGCGGCGCCGTCGGGAGAGCGCGTCAACGCCTGCGGTGCGGAGTGCAGCCGCATGTTGAGCGAGGAGCTCGCGAAGACCGGACGCGGGCCTTGGCCGCGCTTGTACGAGGACGACGACTCGGCTCCCGCGACGGCACCGGTGGGCTCTCGCAGAGCAGGAGCCACTCCGAGCGGCGTGCTGGACCTGGCCGGCAACGTCTGGGAGTGGACCAGCAGCCACTACTGCCGCTACGACTCCCCCGATTGCGGCGACTCGCGCCGGGTGATCCGCGGCGGAGGTTGGGACACCGTCGAGAGCCGGGACGTGCGTGCGGCACGCCGCCTGCCCAGCGCCCCGTCGGCGCGCAGCTGGAGCGTCGGCTTCCGCTGCGCGAAATCGCTGTGA